A segment of the Necator americanus strain Aroian chromosome IV, whole genome shotgun sequence genome:
TATGGATCCGCTGTTCATCCATTTCGTCTGACCATCTCCTTCTTTGCCTGTGGTAAGGTCTAAAAGTTGTCAAAGAATTTCCGAGTTGGACCTCGAAATGATGAGATTGTATGAATATGTACTGGTGTGTTTTCATGAGCTGTACACAAAATTctaatttccctttttctcgAGCTTTTGAATCCATGCTAGAAGTGTTAGAGGAGATCGcaagaagaatgaatgaattttatACTGGATCTGATTTAAAGGGACATGCGAATCACTCAACCATACGATCAGTCAGATCTCATGTCATCTCATTCGGAGacaattatttccttttttgtgattgaaaaaaagcctgaagttgtgcttgtttttttatggAGGAGTTTTTCTGGTTAATTCATAAGTGCTTAACTACATCCTTTAAAACGGTGGTTTTGTGAAAAGAGCTAAGAAATCCACTAAGTTTTCCCAATAAATCAAGTTTGGTCTACAAGATCAACCACCAAATTCGTACCCAGTTTATCACTTGTCAAGAAACTCCCGCATCCATTTGTAGTTCATAGACAGCAAATGATGAGAAAAGAATTAATTGCTGAGTATTAGGGGCTTTCGAAATGACTCCACCTCTTCCGGTACCTCTCTCCCTTTTCCATTCttattctttcctcttttgcCCCTCTTTGTCCTCGTCGCTAGAGTTTGTTGAGCCTGTGCAAGCCTCTATTTACTTGTTGTCTAGTCTTTTAATGCTTTATTAATATTAGATTACTCATTCAATATAATTATTCGTCACTACTATAGTATCTGGAAAGCTTAACGTAGATCAAATGAAGAGCGGCCGATCGCCCTAGAGGAAGCGACTACCACTGATTTCAACTACCTcgttttcctatttttttcatccgtGATCGAAGTTTCcattaatattttttgttgttttcttttgcttgcaattgaaaaaagatcattttaATATCACAGCATTATTAAACTTCCATTgctttgcttgagctgtaatCAAGACTGGTgttgatctttattaacagctacgTAACATTATTAAACTAATCCAACTAAATAGCGCTAAAACTCCCTCCCGAGATAAATTCGCATGCAAACCGAAGGGAACTTCCGCTCGTTTGCTCTCGATCACCCACTTTGAACTGCCACTGTCTTTAAAAATCTATGCACAAATCCCACGATAGATCCACCACgtctgcttgttttttttttcaataattccgTCTATTTTTAAACAGTGGTGTTAGTTGTATCTCAATTTGCTTTCTTGCACCCTATACTTCTTGATTAAACTACATATTTTCGcagggaaatgaaaaaagctgTCCGTGTCGTAAAGGAATACGCTCGACCATTCATCTTTGGAATGGTCCACGTTCCTGCATTACCTGGGTAGTGAATTTGACGTAGGCGTATAAGTTCATAAAAGATTTGTACctaatgtttatttgtttgtaacTAAGGTAATCAATCACATTTCAGGACACCTCTGAATAAAATGTCAATGCCAGAAATACTTCAAATTGTCCGAAAAGAGACGGAAATATACGCTAATGCTGCAGTGGTTAGTGCAACTGTTTGAGGCTTTTTTGGTTCAGGATCTTTGCTGCGACCAAGAGTTTCATTTGAATAACCggtcttcaatttttcccgTCTACGTGGCAAGAAAAGGTTTTTTCACTTGGCTTCGTTAGTGGCCATGTTTAATTACTCATTAGATTCTCTAATGACATTAACTATCCTGAGGGTCAGAGTTAATGTTGTTGTAAACCTTGTCCAGACCTCAAAGGAGCTAACCTAAACTCTGGAGATTTTTGACCATTCGTAGTGTGAAAGAAAAGGACATAGTATGTAGAATTCACGCATATAGTTGGCGttgaatatgttcaaccggaAGAACGCGATCCgccttcgattggagcgcgacaGAGAGTGCAGGTAATGTGGGCCGATCGGAGAAACAGTGTGCGCTACCGCAGACGCGTCACGCTCATCAAGTTGAACGTATTGGTCGTCGATTTTAGTAccgctcagaaaaaaaaacttcatattGTATTCAATATTCACTAAGGAACACAATTAGCGACTCTCCTGCTACCTTGCCACAAGTCATTTAGAAATTTGATTCTAGAAAATCTggattcatttaaaaaaaaaactcttttataAATAATAGGCAGGTCAATCGTTGGTTGTCTTTTTAAGGACGGAATAATAGTTGAAAACATGCACGACATTCCATACGTGAAGCCACCTATTGGTCCAGAGATCACATCTGCGATGTCACTTGCCTGCCGGAGTACGTGAGAACTCGTCCAACACTTCACCGAACATGATTTCTTATCTATGTATTGTTTTTAAGCGGTTACTGAAACATTGGGCAAGAAACGAGAGCAAATGCTTCTTGGAGTGCAAATTTTAGCCGGAGCAAATAAGGAAGCACTCGCTGTGGCGCACTGTAACGGTTAGCGCCTTGCAATAATGTTTTCCTTGTCATCGGAGCCAGTACATAATTTCGTCTTCCGGATTCGACCTGATTCGTGCCGAATGCTTTGTGTTCTCTCACGTTGCCGATGAGGGTTGGATGGATGGATGTGCTGGCGAATTATTTCGCTATTCGCGCACTATCGGAGCTGATTCTGTGGCGATAATCACTGAtgttaagaaaaaacattcgtAAGTTTTCTCACTAATTAACGATACGAACCATCCTATACGCCGGTCATTGGTTCCGGTGCGAAATTTCAAGGTCATGCCCAAATGTTCTGGACTCACTTTAGTTCTCATGCGGTCACTGCCGACCTCTCTATTGGAGACGTTGCCGAAGCGGCACAGTTCTTTATGGCCGACGGTGTTATCGTAACAGGACGATGCACTGGCCACGAAGCTGACGTCAGCGATATCCAAGGTAGTGCTGTTCGGGTGTTTCTCAACAATAACATGCAACATGCTACAATTTCGAAGATTTCCAAAATCAGCTTCAAGTAACACCAATTATCCGGTTAAGAACtacaattaataaaaaaaaatgtgtcatTCATGTGAAAACCGGTTCCCTACGATTTCATCTTGTGTCCCACAACTGTCCCTTATGCGCTGGAATTTGGGTTACGTGACTTGATCTCTAGCCTTTCCAAccattccgtttatttctcaGATTTTTGTGCAATGAAGTACTTATTACATCAAGTGCTGTGAGTATACATTGGTACCTTTGTTTTAAAATATACGAGTAATCCAGTTTCAAAGGTTTAACTTTTCGAGTCGAGTATTCGATTCTGCTGAGAACTGAACGTTGCAAAGACTTCGAATGTTCGTTCAAAATCACTTGTCCTAGTACCAGTGTACTAGGACAGTGTGAGGACagctcaaaagaaaaaaaaattagcaagaaaGGCAGATTCCACTCCATGATTACGCCACTTTTACATTACCTCGACCACACTTATAAATCTGCTTAAAATTTGTCTTTATTTTAGTTTCATGACTCCTTTCTGCTAGTGTAATTGTATATTTTACGTAATTTTAGTTCATCTCTTTCCTTCGTCCTTTACAGAGATTCGCTCCGCATGTTCGCTACCGATCTTCGTTGGTTCTGGCGTTACTGTTTCCAATGTTCATCAGTTTGGAAACGCAGATGCTCTGATAGTCGGATctcactttaaaaaagatggaaaatggCACAACGAGCTTGAACCACAGCGAGTTTTTCAGTTTATGGAACGAGTGAGAACACACAAGTGGTGCCAAACATAGATATGTACAGATGTCAGAATTAAGTGGATAAAATTATTCTCACTGACTGATAgacttgaacaaaaaaaaacacggataACACAGCTCCGATGGTAATCCTTTGAAAGATCATGCATATACCaagactaaaataaaataggataCGAGTAAGATAGCTACATTAGTCCAAAGTTTACGGTGAACCGTATCAGCGAACGTGTATAATCGCTTCGatatcctcttcttcttcatcgctACTTGTTACAATCGAATCCACGGTGGTATCCAAATCTTCACCTCGCCTATGACGTCGTTTTAATTCACGAATCTTTACAAGCTTACGCTTACGGGCTTCTTCTTTACGTTTTTCCCGTAATCTACGTTTTTGTTCTGGAAATTATGCAGTTTTTTGCTGATCACTTTCTCCAGCTAAAGTAAACTCTTACCAGCCAATTGCATCTCCCTCTGCTGTGCGACCCTATAGTTTGCCGTTCTCACTTTTAGCCATCGTTTCTCCCTCACCTCTACTTCGTTGACTCCTACCAGAGTTTTGCTGCCTAAATTATACAGATTCTTCATATTCCCTGTAATCTTCCAAAGAAACTATCTGCACCCAACACTCTTACGAGGAATGTTCTAACGGGATCACATTTCCAgctgatttttaaaaaaaaaatcttttttcaggaatttcatGTACGATTACTtccaagaaattctttttaatgTAACGTTACAGAAAGAGTCAACACTGCGAGTCAATAACAAACGAAACGGGGACTAAAACTATTTTAAAATCTGTCTGCATCTTTGATTCTGTACCAAGGAAATGCCGAGATCCTTCGCACATGGAATATTTTCACATTAGGTACTCCGCTCAGTGAATGGTAGCCGATAACGTTACCATTACAATTACGAAATAACCAGTCAAAAGAGTATATAATACTAAGCTTTAACATATATTGAAGCACATGCTATGCTACACAGCATCAAAAAGGTAgagatcaatttctgcaaaacgaaataaaaccacaacaataataatcaatGATGATCCCATCAATAACATGCACTTCTGATATTTAATAACTTCAACGTatcgaaaataagaaaataacatTAGATCTAATATGATAACAACATAGCGTGCAGCTAATGTAATTATAAGAGGAGCAAAAATTACATTagatcatttaaaaaaaaataaatgaatcacGCGCCACACTCTACAGATTCAACATTTAATTGCACCCGCCGAATAAGTAACGCGGAAGATCTGCATTAAACTTTATGCTCATCACTCTACGATATATCTATAACTTTGCACATTTttccacaacttttttctttgcactttttctCCATATCAGCTgccaagtaaaaaaaaacatcaagtcctctaaaaaaaaactaaccgcCAGGCGATACAGCATAAACTGGCTTCTCTCCCAGCCATTCTCGCACCGGTTTCATGCGATTACGTGTGGATCTGCGGACATTCGGCGTCGACGGAGGATCAGGATGGACTGAAGAAGAACTATTACCTTTCACATTAATAGAATTGGACGAAAAGTCAGCAGAAATACATAACACTCACCAACTTCCCTAGGTTTTAGAATCATAACCTCGTCCTTTTTTGGACCACGTGAGTGTGGTCGGACTTCTATAGTATCGTTTACTATAACTGTATCCTCTTCACTCGCTGCAAAAACGCAAATATAATCCAGTACGTGAATAGgaagaaaccaaaaattttcagCTGTTAGTCTTGTGATGTCTCGACACTTATCCAATCAGTGCTTTCCAGCTGATCTACAGACTATACTAGCTGTCTGCGAAAACGATGGAAGGAGGTTACGAAAATAAGCAGATGCAAACTtgtgaataataatattagcGGTGTTTTATGCATTTTGAACATTGCTGAAAATGAAACACGCAACCCACTGGAAGACAATGAAGCATCCGGAAAAGCAGTTCCACTCTCCTCCATAGAATCTGAAAAGTATCTCCGTTTGGTGAGCTCAGGACCTGCCCTGTGAGGAGTGTTCAAGGAGCAAACGCTATCCGCGAgtagttctgaaaaaaaaagacttagtTGAAGCACAGAACGATAAGCACTGAGATATTGTTGTAGGAATGTTCAAACGGAAGAAACCCAATAGCCATTCCCacatatttccaatttttccacTTACTCTGTGGCTTATTTTGCTGCCAAACATTTGCTGTTTCACCGAGATCTCCGCCGGATAAGTTATTTCCTGCCGGAGATACATCTAAAAGATCCTGTTTTCAGTTGTAAAAGAGAAACAATTAAAATGCTCATAAAAAATACTTCCTAAATCATAACAATACTATCCACCTTCGAGACTGAGACTACGAGTGGCGTGCAGGAGCATCTCACCATCTGGTGACAACATCTCCTTTAATAAACTAGTTTTAATCTGAATGATCAAACTAAAACTAAGCGAAGTAAAACATCGGGAAACAAACATACCACTGGTGATACCGATGCGACGCTTCTTCCAGCTGGCGCACGTGAAGACTAAACcaaagtttttatttaaaCTAAAGAATCAGAGTCGAGATTCTCGCACTTTTCTACCAAATCAAATCTATTGTTTTAAAAGGACTTCCTTTTCATGTTCAAGCCTGAGTACCATTATATGAAGTAAAGAATTTTATAGAAAGTTAGAGTTGCAAAGCAGTTGCTCCCATTTCTTCTACTTAGGCTCACAAATGCTTCAGAACTCACAACGCAGGAGACATCCGCTTCAGTTGGGGGAGGTGGAGGCGGTACTGCGACATTCTCATCAACACTATCATGCAAATTCATATCTAGTGCCGGAGCATTGCTCATACTTGCAGCAACTTCGGTAGCTGCGGCTTTAGGAACCGGAGTAGGGAGGACCTTCTCCGGGGCAACTTTCGCTGGCTTGTAATCACCCATACGTTTCAACAGATTGCTACGAAGTGGTTTCGGCGTTTCCTAAATAACAAACACATTGATGAAAACATGTTCAATTTAGGAAATTAGTCTATGACCTCGTTTTCGCCTTTAAACAGTGACATCCTGGATGACAGTTCTCTTCTAGTCCTGGGCACACGACAAatagttccacttttttcagcaTTCGGAATTATCATGCGGGATGGATCTACAAAAACTATTGAGAAAAGAAGatccacttttaaaaaagtgaccTATGAACAATTAGCTTATGTAATTGTGCTCAATATAAACAGCCACTGACCAATCGGCTCGAATGGTGTCACTGGTTCTACAATAGTTGGGCTTGAGCTCATTGTCCCTACGTAGGGTGAAAGTGACGTACCCTTACTCTGAAAAGTGTGCATGTCAATTAATAAGTGAAACCATGAACTGTTGCaggaatgaaattttgaattgaagtatAGCGCAGCTGGTGCAACAAAGGTACAATATTAAGGTGACAAGTCGAAATTAGGCTAAAATATGTGCGCTCATGAAGAGAGTGAGGTGTGGTGATAACACGTATAGGTGCGGCTGGGATCCCACAAAAGCAGCATCTGAAGTGGGCATTTGGCCGATATTCTTATTAAAGGCAACGAATTACGAATTTGTCGTAATGCGGAAGCCCCAGAGGACCCGCAGAGTTCCATTTGCAAATTACGGAGTCTAGTGTGACTCCACTCATCtttcgttgtaaaaaaagaatagaagacAGAGTCTTTTCCTACGTAATTAATTGAAATGCATCTCCCTATTAAATGCACTGCGCCCAAGAGCGAGTGGTCGACAGTTAGTGAGGTCTCCCCAACGGTCCATTCAAACAAAACCATTGAATAGGCCGGCGATGGGACCGAAAAGTGTACACAGGTGGCACGCTCCAACGCaatcgtaggaacaaacgccgctCCCACGCCGTTCTTTAGGACGATTAGTGGAAGTTGAGCGGGACGACTCtgggttccgtaatctacaacccgaacagTACAGGTTAACATTACAGGC
Coding sequences within it:
- a CDS encoding hypothetical protein (NECATOR_CHRIV.G16211.T1) translates to MKKAVRVVKEYARPFIFGMVHVPALPGTPLNKMSMPEILQIVRKETEIYANAAVDGIIVENMHDIPYVKPPIGPEITSAMSLACRTVTETLGKKREQMLLGVQILAGANKEALAVAHCNG
- a CDS encoding hypothetical protein (NECATOR_CHRIV.G16212.T1), which translates into the protein MDGCAGELFRYSRTIGADSVAIITDVKKKHSSHAVTADLSIGDVAEAAQFFMADGVIVTGRCTGHEADVSDIQEIRSACSLPIFVGSGVTVSNVHQFGNADALIVGSHFKKDGKWHNELEPQRVFQFMERVRTHKWCQT
- a CDS encoding hypothetical protein (NECATOR_CHRIV.G16213.T3), which encodes MVRANTIDFRVRLSQFSQSSRPHSALGKPDTSGISAWNGSRTSVSSPVAMNAEQRKEIIKKSIERLSRPKHSTVCQRAEQRSNSKGTSLSPYVGTMSSSPTIVEPVTPFEPIDPSRMIIPNAEKSGTICRVPRTRRELSSRMSLFKGENEETPKPLRSNLLKRMGDYKPAKVAPEKVLPTPVPKAAATEVAASMSNAPALDMNLHDSVDENVAVPPPPPPTEADVSCVSSRAPAGRSVASVSPVEMLSPDGEMLLHATRSLSLEDVSPAGNNLSGGDLGETANVWQQNKPQKLLADSVCSLNTPHRAGPELTKRRYFSDSMEESGTAFPDASLSSTSEEDTVIVNDTIEVRPHSRGPKKDEVMILKPREVVHPDPPSTPNVRRSTRNRMKPVREWLGEKPVYAVSPGGSKTLVGVNEVEVREKRWLKVRTANYRVAQQREMQLAEQKRRLREKRKEEARKRKLVKIRELKRRHRRGEDLDTTVDSIVTSSDEEEEDIEAIIHVR
- a CDS encoding hypothetical protein (NECATOR_CHRIV.G16213.T1), encoding MESMESKYEYGTILKFEFPIYLMFPMISPFLKLTYNLQDIRLKSSAVFRNAPHSALGKPDTSGISAWNGSRTSVSSPVAMNAEQRKEIIKKSIERLSRPKHSTVCQRAEQRSNSKGTSLSPYVGTMSSSPTIVEPVTPFEPIDPSRMIIPNAEKSGTICRVPRTRRELSSRMSLFKGENEETPKPLRSNLLKRMGDYKPAKVAPEKVLPTPVPKAAATEVAASMSNAPALDMNLHDSVDENVAVPPPPPPTEADVSCVSSRAPAGRSVASVSPVEMLSPDGEMLLHATRSLSLEDVSPAGNNLSGGDLGETANVWQQNKPQKLLADSVCSLNTPHRAGPELTKRRYFSDSMEESGTAFPDASLSSTSEEDTVIVNDTIEVRPHSRGPKKDEVMILKPREVVHPDPPSTPNVRRSTRNRMKPVREWLGEKPVYAVSPGGSKTLVGVNEVEVREKRWLKVRTANYRVAQQREMQLAEQKRRLREKRKEEARKRKLVKIRELKRRHRRGEDLDTTVDSIVTSSDEEEEDIEAIIHVR
- a CDS encoding hypothetical protein (NECATOR_CHRIV.G16213.T2), which encodes MVRANTIDFRVRLSQFSQSSRPHSALGKPDTSGISAWNGSRTSVSSPVAMNAEQRKEIIKKSIERLSRPKHSTVCQRAEQRSNSKGTSLSPYVGTMSSSPTIVEPVTPFEPIDPSRMIIPNAEKSGTICRVPRTRRELSSRMSLFKGENEETPKPLRSNLLKRMGDYKPAKVAPEKVLPTPVPKAAATEVAASMSNAPALDMNLHDSVDENVAVPPPPPPTEADVSCVSSRAPAGRSVASVSPVIKTSLLKEMLSPDGEMLLHATRSLSLEDVSPAGNNLSGGDLGETANVWQQNKPQKLLADSVCSLNTPHRAGPELTKRRYFSDSMEESGTAFPDASLSSTSEEDTVIVNDTIEVRPHSRGPKKDEVMILKPREVVHPDPPSTPNVRRSTRNRMKPVREWLGEKPVYAVSPGGSKTLVGVNEVEVREKRWLKVRTANYRVAQQREMQLAEQKRRLREKRKEEARKRKLVKIRELKRRHRRGEDLDTTVDSIVTSSDEEEEDIEAIIHVR